One Streptomyces umbrinus genomic window, ATCATCGAGAACAACCCCCGGCTGAAGGGCAAGCTCGGCTTCTTCCCGATCCCGGGCAAGACCGCCGACACACCAGGCGCAGTGTTCACCGGCGGCTCCGACCTCGTCATCCCGACGGCCTCCGCCAAGCAGGACGCGGCCTACACGTTCATCAAGGAACTCACCGGCGACGCCTGGCAGAAGAAGCTCGCCGTCGCCATGAGCTACGTCCCGAACAAGACCACCCTGGCCTCCGCGGTCGCCTCCGACCCGGGCGCCTCGGCCATGGCGGTCGGCGCCGCCGAAGGCCATGCCACACCCAACACACCGGGCTGGGCCGCCGTCGAGGCCAAGAACCCGATCAAGGACTACATGACGGCCGTTCTCACCGGCGGCGACGCCAGGAAGGAAGCCGCCACCGCGTCCGACGCCATCACCACGGCGATGAACTCCGGCTCCTGACCGCCAACGCGGCGGAACCGCCAACGCACCGGAGGAAGAGTGCCGTGTCGGCCGTCCGAGAGCAGACCGCGCCCCACCCCCCACCGAGCACCCCCCGGCCCCGGCGCACCACCGGCCCAGGACGGCGCGGCCCGTCGCAGGACGGCGGCCGCGGGATCTGGCCGTACGTCCTGATCGCACCCGCCGTCCTCGGCACGCTCTACCTGCTCGTCTATCCCCTGGTCCGCGCCGTCGTGATCTCGCTGCAGGACTTCGGGCTGCGTCAACTCATCCTGGGCGACGCGCGTTTCGTCGGGCTCAAGAACTACGAGACGCTGCTCGGCGACAGCCGCTTCTGGGAGGTCGTGCGCCGCACGTTCCTCTTCATGGCGGTCAACGTCGTACTGATCATGGTGCTGTCCACGCTGGTGGCGCTGATGATCGAGCGGCTCGGCCGGTTCGGCCGGATCGCGGTCCTCAGCGCGCTGGTGCTGACCTGGGCGATGCCCGTCATCGCGGCGACCACCGTCTTCCAGTGGCTGTTCCACTCGGAGTTCGGCATCGTCAACGCGGTCCTGACGGACCTGGGGTTCGAGTCCTTCGACCGTTACCCCTGGTTCGCGCACGGACCTGCCGCCTTCGCCATCCTCGTCGCCCTCATCGTGTGGCAGTCCGTGCCGTTCGCGGCGATCACCCTCTACTCGGCCCTCACCACCGTCCCCACCGAGCTGTACGAGTCGGCGCGGCTCGACGGGGCGTCGGGGCCGCGGATCTTCCGCTCCATCACTTTTCCGATCGTCCGGCCGATCTTCATGCTCGTGCTCTCGCTCGAAGTGATCTGGACCTTCAAGGCGTTCGTCCAGATCTGGGTGATGACCAACGGCGGGCCCGGCGACGCGACCACGATCCTGCCCGTGTACGCGGTGCAGACCGCCCTGTCGAGCCAGCGCTACGACCTCGGATCGGCGGCCTCCATGGTCACCGTCGTGCTGATGTCGGGCGTCCTCGTCCTCTACTTCCGCCAGATGTTCCGCCAGGAGGACGAGCTCTCATGAGCACCACCACCCGGCTCCGCCTCCGCCGACTGCCCCTGAACGCCGCCGCCGTGGTCACGGTCGTGGTGTGCCTGTTCCCGGTCTACTGGATGGTCGTCACCGCGTTCACCCCGAGCCGCGACATCCAGTCCGACAACCCCCGGCTCCTGCCGGAGAGTTGGACGCTCGACCACTTCCGCACGGCCGTCGGCGCCGACGGCTTCGGTCTGTTCTGGCGCAACAGCATCCTCGTCACACTGAGCGCCGTCGCGCTCGCCCTCGTCATCGCGCTCGGCGCCGCCTACGCGGTCGCCCGGATGAGGTGGAGGGGGCGCCGGCAGTTCGTTCTCATGGTCTTCATCGCCCAGATGGCGCCCTGGGAGTCGCTGATCATCCCGGTCTACATCATCTCCCGGGACACCGACATGCTCGACCGGCTGCCGACCCTGACCCTCGTCTACTTCATGATGACGCTGCCGTTCACCCTCATCGTCCTGCGCGGCTTCATCGACACCATCCCCCCGGAGCTGGAGGAGTCGGCCCAGGTCGACGGCTGCACCCGGCTCGGCGCCTTCCGGCACATCGCGTTCCCGCTCCTCGCCCCGGGCCTGATGGCCACCTCGCTGTTCGGCTACATCACCGCCTGGAACGAGTTCACGTACGCCAACTTCCTGATCATCAAGCAGCAGGACAACCGCACGCTGCCCGTGTGGCTGTCCTCGTTCCAGAACGTGTTCGGCACCGACTGGGGCGCCACCATGGCCGCCTCGACCCTCTTCGCCGCCCCGGCACTCGTGGTGTTCCTGGTGCTCCAGCGCCATGTCACCTCGGGCTTCGCCGCCGGCGCGGTCAAGGGCTGACCCCGCGCACTCCCCCAGCACACTCCCCCCGCAGTCCCCCGCGAGCTTCGTTCCGGAGGCGATCCGTGCCCGCACAGCCGTCCGCAATCACCCTCGTCCCCCGCCCCACCGAGACCGTGCTGCGGCCGGGGTACTTCACGCTGGACGACGACACCGCCCTGAACATCGGCGCAGGCACCGAACCGGCCGCGGAACTGCTGCGCACCCTGCTCGCCCCCG contains:
- a CDS encoding carbohydrate ABC transporter permease, with translation MSAVREQTAPHPPPSTPRPRRTTGPGRRGPSQDGGRGIWPYVLIAPAVLGTLYLLVYPLVRAVVISLQDFGLRQLILGDARFVGLKNYETLLGDSRFWEVVRRTFLFMAVNVVLIMVLSTLVALMIERLGRFGRIAVLSALVLTWAMPVIAATTVFQWLFHSEFGIVNAVLTDLGFESFDRYPWFAHGPAAFAILVALIVWQSVPFAAITLYSALTTVPTELYESARLDGASGPRIFRSITFPIVRPIFMLVLSLEVIWTFKAFVQIWVMTNGGPGDATTILPVYAVQTALSSQRYDLGSAASMVTVVLMSGVLVLYFRQMFRQEDELS
- a CDS encoding carbohydrate ABC transporter permease, which encodes MSTTTRLRLRRLPLNAAAVVTVVVCLFPVYWMVVTAFTPSRDIQSDNPRLLPESWTLDHFRTAVGADGFGLFWRNSILVTLSAVALALVIALGAAYAVARMRWRGRRQFVLMVFIAQMAPWESLIIPVYIISRDTDMLDRLPTLTLVYFMMTLPFTLIVLRGFIDTIPPELEESAQVDGCTRLGAFRHIAFPLLAPGLMATSLFGYITAWNEFTYANFLIIKQQDNRTLPVWLSSFQNVFGTDWGATMAASTLFAAPALVVFLVLQRHVTSGFAAGAVKG